A window of Roseiflexus castenholzii DSM 13941 genomic DNA:
AGGCGCGTCGCGCGTGGCAGAATGACCAACCGCACTGCCAGTTCCAGGTCTTCCTGCTCAACATGATCGCGCAGACCTATCGCCGCTGCTGCACATGCAGCATAGACCGCGAATGTATCGGCACGGTGACCCTCAACGCCGCAGAGCGCCGCCATCGCCACCAACTGTTCAACCTGTTCGTCATCGATCCGCACCTGCGGCAACTGTTCACGCGCCGCCTGCACCAGCCCGCGCAGCAGATCGAGTTCATCCACATAGGCATCCGACAACGTTTGCGTTGCCTGCCCTAGATTGCGCCGCACCACCTCGGTGCGCGCCTGCTCGTTCATCGCACGCGGCAACACCAGCAGCAAACCCAATCGGTCGAGCAGATGGCGGCGCGGCAGCCCTTCAGCCGGGTCGTAAGAACCGATAAAGACGAAACGCGCCGGTGATTGAACGCTGAGACCTTCGCGCTCGAGACGCACTTCCCCGGTATCAATGGCAGCGATCAGTGGATTGATGATCGCATCGGGCAGCAGATTGACCTGATCGGCATAGAGAATGCCGCCATCGGCGCGCGCCAGCGCCCCCGCGCGCGCCACACGCCTTCCGGCGCGCAGGGTCGCCTCGATGTCGAGTCCGCCCAGCAGACCGGCTTCGTCCACACCAAGCGGCAATTCCACAAACGGAACCGATTGATCGCCGGAACACAACAAGTCGCGCATGCCGCGTGCCAGGCTGCTCTTCCCCGCGCCGGCCGGCGCGCCGACGGCAATCCCGCGCAGACGCGGCTCGACCGCCAGCAGGAGCAATGCCTGCTGTGCCAGTTCCAGACCAACGAGTGCAGGGAGTGGAAGCGCAGACATTACAGCCGCACCGTTTTACTCGGTGACATCGAGCGAAGAGTCACAACAAAAGCGCCCAAACGAACCACCGAACCTTCGGGCAACACCGTCGGCGTATGGGGCATAAGCATTGTGTCATTCACAAAGGTCCCATTCGCACTCCCAAGATCGGTGAGCGTCCACTGACCGCCGGCATAGCGCAGGATCGCGTGGCGCCGACTGACGCCGTTGGCGCGTGCATCGAAGGGGGACAGATCGACATCGGGGAAGATATTGTCTGCTGCATCCTGGCACCCGATCAGCATCTCAGAACGGTCGGTCGGCAACGCGATGGAACGTCCATCGTTCATCACCAGCGCAAACGCCGGAACCACGACCGGACCAGTCATAGCGAGGAGTTCGCTTTCGAGGCGCGAAAGTTCACTGCGCGCGCGTTCGAGCAGTGCGTTGATGGTCGCCAGGTCCTGTTCGAGCTTGCGGATCTCCCCCTGCTTGCGCTCAATCTCCTCGACCTTTGCCAGTGTGCGCTGCGCATTCGCCAAAGTGTGCTGCGCGATTTGCAACTCCGCCTCTTTGCGCGCCAGGTTCGCGCGCGCCTTCGCCAGCCCTTCCTCGGTGATGGCGCGCAGCGACTGCGGCTGACTCTGAAGCGCCTGTTCATTGGCGCTGATATAACTGCGGGTGGCCGTGATTTCTTCGGTCAGCGCACTGATCGTTCGCTGTGCATCGGCGATCTCCTGCGCCAGCGCCGGTCGTGTGGTCA
This region includes:
- a CDS encoding FHA domain-containing protein; the encoded protein is MTTRPALAQEIADAQRTISALTEEITATRSYISANEQALQSQPQSLRAITEEGLAKARANLARKEAELQIAQHTLANAQRTLAKVEEIERKQGEIRKLEQDLATINALLERARSELSRLESELLAMTGPVVVPAFALVMNDGRSIALPTDRSEMLIGCQDAADNIFPDVDLSPFDARANGVSRRHAILRYAGGQWTLTDLGSANGTFVNDTMLMPHTPTVLPEGSVVRLGAFVVTLRSMSPSKTVRL